Part of the Cellulomonas hominis genome, CGCTCGAGCGCGACCTCGACGAGCGGTGCGTGCTGCTGCTCGCCCAGCAGCAGCCGGTCGCCACCGACCTGCGGGTCGTGGTGTCCGCGCTGCGGATGAGCGCCACCCTGGAGCGGATGGGCGACCTCGCCCGGCACGTCGCCCAGGTCGCGCGCGCCCGGTACCCCCGGGCCGCCATCGACCCCGCGCTGGTCGGGGTCTTCACCGAGATGAACGACGCCGCCCGCCGGGTCGCGCAGCGCACCACCCAGGTGCTCACCACCCACGACCTCGCCGAGGCCGAGGGCATCGAGCGGGACGACGACCTGCTCGACTCGCTGCACGAGGAGACCTTCCGGTCCCTGCTCGGCCCGAGCTGGAACGGCACCGCGCAGCAGACCATCGACGTCACGCTCGTCGGGCGGTACTACGAGCGGTTCGGGGACCACGCGGTCTCGATCGCGCGCCGCATCGTGTACCTGGTGACGGGCGAGTTCGCGGGCGACCCGACCGCCACGCGCTGACCCGTCCGCGCCCGGCGGCAGCCGGGGACGGACGAAGGGGCCCGGTCCGCATCGGCGGACCGGGCCCCTTCGCGCGTGCTGCGGGTGCCCCGGGGTCAGCGACCCTGGTTGGCGACCGCGGCGATGGCCTCGGCGGCCGCGGCGGGGTCGAGGTACGTGCCGCCCGGGTTCGTGGGCTTCAGGGTCTCCTCGTCCAGGTGGTACACCAGCGGGATGCCCGTCGGGATGTTGATCCCGGCGATCGTCGCGTCGTCCACGTCGTCGAGGTACTTGACGATCGCGCGGATCGAGTTGCCGTGCGCGGCCACCAGGGTGGTCTTGCCGGCCTGCAGGTCCGGGACGATGTCCGACTGCCAGTACGGCAGCGCGCGGTCGAGCACCTGCTTGAGGGCCTCGGCGCGCGGGATCGGCTCGCCGGCGTACCGGGCGTCGCTGTCCTGCGAGAACTCCGAGCCGAGCTCGATGTCCGGCGGCGGCACGTCGTAGGAGCGGCGCCACAGCATGAACTGCTCCTCGCCGTACTCCTGCAGCGTCTGCTTCTTGTCCTTGCCCTGGAGCGCGCCGTAGTGCCGCTCGTTCAGGCGCCACGACCGCTTGACCGGGATCCAGAGGCGGTCGGCGGCGTCGAGCGCGTAGTTCGCGGTGGTGATCGCGCGGCGCAGCAGCGAGGTGTGCACGACGTCCGGGAGCACGCCCGCGTCGGTCAGCAGGGTGCCGCCGCGCTTGGCCTCCGCGACGCCCTTCTCGGACAGCGCGACGTCGACCCAGCCGGTGAACAGGTTCTTGGCGTTCCATTCGCTCTCGCCGTGGCGGAGCAGAACGAGGGTGTAGGTCATGGGTCCCATCCTGCCGCACGCGCGCGCGGAGCGTCGGGGGACGTTCGACCCCCGGAACAGCGTGGCCTCCGGCGGCGTTGTCGCGGACATGCCGATCACCGGAGAGTACGTCCCGAGCCCCGACAGCAGGACCCGCGAGCAGGTGGAGCTCTACGAGAGCTCCGGCGGGACCCGCGGCACCACCATGCGCGGCATGCCCGTCGTCGTGCTGACCATGCTGGGCGCGTCGTCGGGCAAGGTCCGCAAGATCCCGCTGATGCGCGTGGAGCACGACGGCGCCTACGCCGCGGTCGCGTCCCTCGGCGGGGCGCCGCAGCACCCCGTCTGGTACCGCAACCTGCTCGCGCACCCGCGCCTCGAGCTGCAGGACGGCCCCGTCAAGGGCGAGTACGTGGCCCGCGAGGTCACCGGCGCCGAGCGCGACCTGTGGTGGGAGCGGGCCGTCGCGGCGTACCCGGACTACGCGGACTACCAGACGAGGACCGACCGGGTGATCCCGGTCCTGGTCCTGGAGCCGGTCGCCCCGGGGGCCTGACCCTCCCCCGGCCCCCGGGGCGACCGGGCTGGCCCGGTCGCCAGACCGGTCGCGAGCGCGCGGCGAGCGCGCATCGGCCGCGCGACGCGGCCGGGTAGACCCGCGCGCGCGAGGCGTCAGCCCGCGAGGCGCGCGCGGGTGCGGCGCTCCTGGGCCATCGCGTACACCTTGAGCACCTGCTCGGCCGTCGCGTCCCAGCCGTAGCGCTCCGCGACCCGCCGGGCGCCGGTGCGCCACGCCCCGCGCGCCGCCGGGTCCGCCAGCGACGCCGCCAGCACGTCCGCCCACACGGCGGGGTCGTGCCCGCGGACCTGCCGCCCGGACACCCCGTCGTGCACGACGGACCGCAGCCCGCCGACCGCCGAGGCGACCACGGGCGTCCCCGCCGCCTGCGCCTCGACCGCGACCAGCCCGAACGACTCCGACCGCGACGGCATGGCGACGAGGTCCGCGGCGGCGAACCACCGCGCGAGCTCCGGGCGGGTCACCGGCGGGCGGAACAGCACGTGGTCCGCGACGCCCTCGGTCACCGCGAGCGCCCGGAGCTCCTGCAGCGCGGACGCCCGCCCGCTGGGCCCGCCGAGCACGACGAGCAGCGGCAGCGGCCGCCCGGTGGCACGCAGCACCCCGAGCGCCCGCACCAGGACGTCCGGCGCCTTGAGCGGCTGCACCCGGCCGGCGAACAGCACGACGTCGCGGTCCACCGGCAGGCCGAGCGCCCGGCGCAGCGCGTCCCGGTCGTCCCGCGGCCGGAACGTCCGCAGGTCGACCCCGGGAGCCACGACGTGCACCCGCTCGGGGTCGGCGTCGTACATCCCGACCAGGTCGTGCGCCTCCTCCGCGGTGCTCGCGACGAGCGCGTCGGCCGCGGCGACCACCTGCTCCTCGCCGATGACCCGGGTCGCCGGCTCCGGGGTGTCGCCGGGCGCGAGCGCGGCGTTCTTCACGCGGGCCATCGTGTGCATGGTGTGCACCAGCGGCACGTCCCAGCGCTCGGCGGCGAGCCAGCCGACGTGGCCGGACAGCCAGTAGTGCGCGTGCACGACGTCGAACCAGCCGGCCGGCCGGGCGGCACCGAGCCGCAGCACGCCGGCGGTCATCGCGCAGAGCTGGCCGGGCAGGTCGTTCTTGTCCAGGCCGCCGTACGGGCCGGCGGGGACGTGGTGCACGAGGACCCGGTCGTCGCCGGCGTCGAGCGGCACCGTCTCGGGCAGGGCGGACGACGTCGCGCGCGTGAAGATCTCGACGGCCGCGCCGCGGCGGGACAGCGCGCGGGACAGCTCGGCGATGTAGACGTTCATGCCGCCGGCGTCCCCGGTGCCCGGCTGGTCCAGCGGGGAGGTGTGCACCGACAGCATGGCGATGCGCTGCTGCGGCACGGGGACTCCTGCGGACGACGGGCTACGGGCTCCTCCCATTGTCCGCCATCGCGGGGGTGCCGCGACGCGGCCGTCCACCCACTCAGGCGCGGGCGGCCCGGAAGTCCTCCTCCAGCTGCTCGAGCGACCGGTCCCGGGTCTCGGGCAGCACGTACCGGACGAACAGCCACGACAGCACGTTCAGCCCGGCGAACGCGAGGAACGTGCCGTTCACCCCGATCCCCGCGACCACGGACGGGAAGAAGCCGGAGATCACCGCGTTCGCGGTCCAGTTCCAGAACACGCACAGCCCGATCGCGAAGCCGCGCACCCGCAGGGGGAACAGCTCCGCGAGCACCACCCAGCACACCAGCCCGACCGACGCCTGGTTGAACCCGACGAACAGCACCAGGAACAGCGTCACGGCCACCGACCGCGCGGTCCCCTCGGGGAGGGCGGCGGAGCACAGGGCGATCATCAGGTGCGACGCGATGATCCCGGTCAGGCCGGTCAGCAGCAGCGCGCGGCGCGTGACCCGGTTGATGACCCGCAGGCCGATGAGCATGCCGAGCACCGAGAACACGCCGTTCAGCACGTTGGCGACCAGCGCGACGTCCCCGGAGAACCCGGTCTGCCGCAGCAGCTGGGTGCCGTAGTACATGACGGCGTTGATGCCGCCCAGCTGGTTGACGACGGCGACGCCGACCCCGATGAGCACGAGCCGCCGGACCCAGGGCAGCCGCAGCTCCGCCCAGCCCCCGCCGGCGACGGCCGCCTCGGCGCGCTCCTGCGCCACCAGCGCGCGGACCTCGAGCAGCTCGGCCGCCGCGCGCTGCGGGTCGCGCACCTGGCGCAGCACCGCGAGCGCCTCGTCCTCGCGCCCCCGGCCGAGCAGCCAGCGCGGCGACTCGGGCATCCGCAGCATCCCCGCGAACAGCGCCACCGCGGGCACGGCCTGCACCGCGAGCATGTACCGCCACACCCCGGGGTGGTCCGACCAGAGGGTGCCGATGACCGCGTTCACCACGAACGCGGCGAGCTGACCGACGACGATGGCGATCTCGTTCCGGCCCGTGATCGCGCCGCGCCGCTCGGTGGGCGCGAGCTCCGCGAGGTAGACCGGCACCGTGACGGACGCCCCGCCCACCGCGGCGCCGAGCACCAGGCGCATCGGCACCATCACCTCGAACGACGGGGCGACGACGCTGCCGAGCGCGCCGAGGAAGAACACGACCGCGAGCACGACGAGGGTCCGCCGCCGGCCCATCCGGTCCGCGAGCCGCCCGCAGACCAGCGCCCCGAGCGCGGCGCCGACCAGCAGGCTGGACGTGACCAGGCCCTCGGTCGCCGGCGTGAGCCCGAGGTCGGCGACCATCGGGTCCAGCGCGCCGTTGATGACGCCGGTGTCGTAGCCGAACAGCAGGCCGCCGAACGTGGCGACGACGGTGATGACGTCGAGCCGCCGCAGGTGCGGGCCCGGCAGCAGGGGCGGCAGGGTGCGGCGCGGGCCGGCCCCGGCCGGGCGGCTCACGCCGGGACGACGCAGGCCGGGGCGGGCAGGGCCACCCGGGACACCACGTCGCCGTCGCGCACGACCGTCAGGCTGCCGCCCTCCTGGTCGGCGACGACGGTCCAGCCCTCGACGACGGCGAAGTGCCGCGGCCACGCGCCGGGCAGCCGGACCTGGCCGGCGGGCGCGAGCGTGCCGTCGGGGGCCGGGGCGAACGTCGCGAGCACGTCCGCGCCGCGGGTGGCGACGAGCAGCCGGTCGCCGAGCCGGTCGATGTGCGACGGCAGCGGCCGCTCGCCGGGGCGCGAGCCGTCCTCCGCGGCCGGGACGTGCTGCACGACGCGGCCGGTCGCACGCGCGGCGTCCCAGGCCAGCACGGCGACGGTCACGTCGAGCTCGCACGCGACGTAGGCGACGCGGCCGTCCGCGGAGAACACCAGGTGCCGGGGGCCGGCGCCGGGGCGCAGGGTCGCGGCGATCCCGTCCTCCGCCAGGCGCCCGGTCTCCGGGTCGCGGCGGTAGCGGCGGATCTCGTCGGTGCCGAGGTCGGTGACCAGCACGTGCGACCCGCCGGGCGCGAGCGCGACGAAGTGGGCGTGCGGCCCCTCCTGGCGGTCGGCGTCCGGGCCGGAGCCGGCGTGCCCGAACAGCTGGACCGGCTCGTCGCCGACCAGGCCGTCCGGTCCGCGCTCGAGGACCGCGAGGGTGCCGGACGTGTAGTTCGCGACGTACGCGACGCGGCCCGCGGGGTCGAGCAGCACGTGGCACGGGTGCGCGCCGCCGGAGGTCGCGGTGCCGGCGGGGGTCAGCGCCGGCCGGCCGTCGGCGGTGCCCGTGCGGAACGCGGAGACCGTGCCGGCGTCGTCCTCGCCGACGGCGAGCAGCAGGCCCGCCGCGCGGTCGACGGCCAGGAACGACGGGGCGGGCGCGGTGGCGACCAGCACGGGCTCGCCCAGCCGGCCGGAGTCGGTCTCGAGGCCCACCCGCCAGATCCCCTCGCCCGTCCCGACAGGGGTCCCCGCGCCGGCCGAGGGGTAGGTGCCGATCCACAGGTCGCGCAGGTGCTCCGTCACCCGCAGGACTGTACGCGAGGGCACCGACGCCCTCACCGGGAGCGCGCCCCCGCGAGGGCGGGCCTGCACGGGGGCCTGTCGTCGCGCCGCCTGCGCCCCCGGCGGGTGCGGGCGTCAGACCGGGGCGTCCAGCCACGCCGACGGGTCGTCCGCGACCGCGCGGAGGACGACGACCGCCGCGCCCGTCATCGCGGCGTGCGCGCCACCGGCGGCGACCGCCACCCGGGCGTCCTCCCAGGCGGCCGCCAGGACCCGGGACCGCAGCTGCCCGACCACCGCGTCCGTCAGCCACGGGGCCAGCGGGCCGTAGATGCCGCCGAGCACGATCGTCTCGACGTCCACCAGGTTGACGAAGTTCGCCAGCGCGACGCCCAGGGCCTCGCCCGCCGACCGCAGCGCCCGGGCGGCGCGCTCGTCCCCGGCACCGGCGGCGTCCAGCAGGGCGTCGACCGGCTCCTCGACGTCCCGGCCGGCGGCCCGCAGCAGCGCGTCCTTGCCCGCGTACTGCTCGAGGCAGCCGCGCGCGCCGCACGTGCAGCGGGGGCCCTGCTGGTCGACGACGGTGTGCCCGAGCTCGCCGCTCCACCCGTGCCGGCCGGCGAACACCTCGCCGTCCAGGACGATCGCGGCACCGATGCCGACCTCCCCGGAGACGTAGAGGAACGACTGACCGGCGGCCCCCGCCCGGGCCTCGGCGCGCGCGGCGAGGTTGGCCTCGTTCGCCAGCCGGACCGACAACCCGTCGACCTCGGGGTGCGCGGCGAGCAGCGCGACGACGTCCACGTCCCGCCAGCCGAGGTTCGGGGCCAGACGCAGCGGCCCGGTCACCCGGTCCACGAGGCCCGGCAGCGCCAGGCACATCCCGGCGAGCCGGGCGCCGTCCGGCAGCTCCGCCCGGACCTCCCCCACCAGGCCTGCGAGCACCGCGAGCACGCCGGCGGGGTCGCTGTGCCGGAAGTCGCCGGCGGTCGTGCGGTGCGCCAGCACGTCGCCCGCGAGGTCGAGCGCGCGGACGCCGATGTAGTCGACGTTCACCTCGGCGCCCAGGCCGACGACGGTGCCCGCCGCGGGCACGAGCGGGACGGCGGGGCGCCCGGCCCGGGCGGTGGCGAGCGGCGGGAGCTCGGCGACCAGTCGCGCGCCGATCAGCAGGTCCACCAGCGCGGAGACCGCGCCGCGGGTGAGGCC contains:
- a CDS encoding ROK family protein; the encoded protein is MTEPAGAPATTARRRVPARQGSLREHNLALVLRHVLDAAGPAGAAPPSRADVATATGLTRGAVSALVDLLIGARLVAELPPLATARAGRPAVPLVPAAGTVVGLGAEVNVDYIGVRALDLAGDVLAHRTTAGDFRHSDPAGVLAVLAGLVGEVRAELPDGARLAGMCLALPGLVDRVTGPLRLAPNLGWRDVDVVALLAAHPEVDGLSVRLANEANLAARAEARAGAAGQSFLYVSGEVGIGAAIVLDGEVFAGRHGWSGELGHTVVDQQGPRCTCGARGCLEQYAGKDALLRAAGRDVEEPVDALLDAAGAGDERAARALRSAGEALGVALANFVNLVDVETIVLGGIYGPLAPWLTDAVVGQLRSRVLAAAWEDARVAVAAGGAHAAMTGAAVVVLRAVADDPSAWLDAPV
- the mshA gene encoding D-inositol-3-phosphate glycosyltransferase, translating into MGGARSPSSAGVPVPQQRIAMLSVHTSPLDQPGTGDAGGMNVYIAELSRALSRRGAAVEIFTRATSSALPETVPLDAGDDRVLVHHVPAGPYGGLDKNDLPGQLCAMTAGVLRLGAARPAGWFDVVHAHYWLSGHVGWLAAERWDVPLVHTMHTMARVKNAALAPGDTPEPATRVIGEEQVVAAADALVASTAEEAHDLVGMYDADPERVHVVAPGVDLRTFRPRDDRDALRRALGLPVDRDVVLFAGRVQPLKAPDVLVRALGVLRATGRPLPLLVVLGGPSGRASALQELRALAVTEGVADHVLFRPPVTRPELARWFAAADLVAMPSRSESFGLVAVEAQAAGTPVVASAVGGLRSVVHDGVSGRQVRGHDPAVWADVLAASLADPAARGAWRTGARRVAERYGWDATAEQVLKVYAMAQERRTRARLAG
- a CDS encoding phosphoglyceromutase yields the protein MTYTLVLLRHGESEWNAKNLFTGWVDVALSEKGVAEAKRGGTLLTDAGVLPDVVHTSLLRRAITTANYALDAADRLWIPVKRSWRLNERHYGALQGKDKKQTLQEYGEEQFMLWRRSYDVPPPDIELGSEFSQDSDARYAGEPIPRAEALKQVLDRALPYWQSDIVPDLQAGKTTLVAAHGNSIRAIVKYLDDVDDATIAGINIPTGIPLVYHLDEETLKPTNPGGTYLDPAAAAEAIAAVANQGR
- a CDS encoding sugar porter family MFS transporter — encoded protein: MSRPAGAGPRRTLPPLLPGPHLRRLDVITVVATFGGLLFGYDTGVINGALDPMVADLGLTPATEGLVTSSLLVGAALGALVCGRLADRMGRRRTLVVLAVVFFLGALGSVVAPSFEVMVPMRLVLGAAVGGASVTVPVYLAELAPTERRGAITGRNEIAIVVGQLAAFVVNAVIGTLWSDHPGVWRYMLAVQAVPAVALFAGMLRMPESPRWLLGRGREDEALAVLRQVRDPQRAAAELLEVRALVAQERAEAAVAGGGWAELRLPWVRRLVLIGVGVAVVNQLGGINAVMYYGTQLLRQTGFSGDVALVANVLNGVFSVLGMLIGLRVINRVTRRALLLTGLTGIIASHLMIALCSAALPEGTARSVAVTLFLVLFVGFNQASVGLVCWVVLAELFPLRVRGFAIGLCVFWNWTANAVISGFFPSVVAGIGVNGTFLAFAGLNVLSWLFVRYVLPETRDRSLEQLEEDFRAARA
- the phoU gene encoding phosphate signaling complex protein PhoU, coding for MREIFDAELKQLGDDLVAMSRRVEHAIAAAGEALLTQDLALAESVIADDLAIDALERDLDERCVLLLAQQQPVATDLRVVVSALRMSATLERMGDLARHVAQVARARYPRAAIDPALVGVFTEMNDAARRVAQRTTQVLTTHDLAEAEGIERDDDLLDSLHEETFRSLLGPSWNGTAQQTIDVTLVGRYYERFGDHAVSIARRIVYLVTGEFAGDPTATR
- a CDS encoding nitroreductase family deazaflavin-dependent oxidoreductase; this encodes MGPILPHARAERRGTFDPRNSVASGGVVADMPITGEYVPSPDSRTREQVELYESSGGTRGTTMRGMPVVVLTMLGASSGKVRKIPLMRVEHDGAYAAVASLGGAPQHPVWYRNLLAHPRLELQDGPVKGEYVAREVTGAERDLWWERAVAAYPDYADYQTRTDRVIPVLVLEPVAPGA
- a CDS encoding lactonase family protein is translated as MTEHLRDLWIGTYPSAGAGTPVGTGEGIWRVGLETDSGRLGEPVLVATAPAPSFLAVDRAAGLLLAVGEDDAGTVSAFRTGTADGRPALTPAGTATSGGAHPCHVLLDPAGRVAYVANYTSGTLAVLERGPDGLVGDEPVQLFGHAGSGPDADRQEGPHAHFVALAPGGSHVLVTDLGTDEIRRYRRDPETGRLAEDGIAATLRPGAGPRHLVFSADGRVAYVACELDVTVAVLAWDAARATGRVVQHVPAAEDGSRPGERPLPSHIDRLGDRLLVATRGADVLATFAPAPDGTLAPAGQVRLPGAWPRHFAVVEGWTVVADQEGGSLTVVRDGDVVSRVALPAPACVVPA